Proteins found in one Vallitalea guaymasensis genomic segment:
- a CDS encoding RHS repeat-associated core domain-containing protein, with product MKSSFGKLVFLTLLFTILSYVPIHATGTVDNYNKEVYPKAVYEKGVETPFSISNSQNESINPATGSLSLRYTDIYLKGKNGMDLELTRTYNHSQAFIWDIRTYLRSDGSIGSTTNIHTFRDKYFDIGAGWAFEIPIIEVDYAWPVLHYGSQGTFFVKEYDSDNNKFIFETKKDNINLSVDYDLDEFVNGDYRSFYILTEKNGTKLYFDHEGRLIGKVDRYGNTIKYNYTIRYDQYNAEHIVVSSIIDTCGRVLNFQYDDNNNRVIVSLTDGTVTKSLYYNFAKIIDETDQKVDGFMEETEKVLDNVTDFEGRTTSYEYIYKTVKSDLLDKDISNKDDSNMYTLLQRINYPTGANTLYLYTNPITRNMGEDGCMEFFKLSSRQDYNATNMGMDTDKFNTRLFIYNVDSTHELDGYPMYYRDEDIPETYQVKSQEIFTVNTTSNVNKYTYDKHALLTEQESSGNHHKVEKIHTYDDNHLPLKTVTKNYNKSTDQFMKTVEDFEYDIKGNLLNYWGSQSPRDANDQLLFRDSDEYKMTYIYDDRYNLVTEKNYKRDASNTIKEQYVLSSNGKSVEWKKVMENTILKEQTRYIKDSYGNVSQKREYIGNGNWNSYITTNYSYNDNAVSRYGNANLSGAYLTKKWVTGIVDADNMLVVPKTGQSAGTIEEIFTYDYYGNVLTMQDGEGHTTEFQYDKLNRLTRMNNPDGTYKTKIYISNLSENSVSETNENGYTIKNIYDQIGKLVYKKDMTTNDILQQIKYDNNNRIIEEYDANGNKTKNTYLSDGRITLKKRFDASGTLIYNEQYEYDEAYNNGEYYKTKKSVFGAPWIVTTSYTDKSGNTVKTEGLHDSIPYVTTFKYDYLGNLIEEKNARANSEAWTNPYTSKIEYDYAGRVVKSININGDYNTIEYDALGRIIKTADIKSNKADIPYYTSNQYDNLGRLIISNTPFEEKNGTIYYNTLKNYYDRNGNVVLEKSSNNISGESESYTKKEYRYNSKNMLTTVALYNDGEAINYTQYYYDNVGNILRTYTGLSDPLTIAGLDNVVSGSDSIYSVTKNSFDHLGRLVSKTDPLGQNETYDSYDKNGNLLKKTDRNGYITTMTYDGLNRVLTCNINNPSDGNNQEFTYTYNYNGNIATESDGDITTSYTYDDLGRKIQEEDGSVVKKYTYDANNNCLSLQVLNEDNSIINTSYTYDHMDRLQTVTENGELKATYTYDENSNRKSLVYTNGNSVIYNYNLANVVTELINKQYDTELSHYINDYSLDGNKIVETESINGKDTSYVYDDLGRLITETNSTNDILQQQLTYTYDDAGNRATLVVSGNNNYNIDYNYDLNNRLSYETKTIGDKVEMTQYSYDPNGNTLVSAKETVSPSTGSEEEKTYILQAGKSAKADVTINHYNLLNQLTKTATNGISSEYTYNTLGIRTSKKVNDQVTQFILDGGNVIAEINDDKTTIYSRGINLISCKTDTDEQFYLFNDHGDVVHRTNNTGSIVKTYDYDAFGIEVSIDINDSNPFRYCGEYYDVETGTYYLRARYYNPYIGRFITEDSYIGQASDPLSLNLYTYCSNNPVIYIDPSGHLQQCMDSGGNSYWQDYVNFTSQPFAGHIYWGVDVSKEYRDYVSMANMNDDFYVDQETFVNTFAPVWARAEYEKTLGDKVVNIGKATALSAVAIGSVFTIADEIALLSAGVNTFGYYNTYMMRQYGVLREQLAYSQALTKQMNNYTFASDGLLKGHFNKHKNEFKGAYETTEEYLDGARDVILNGTKVSYTYNHEIRTGYLRYMGNSSKKGLSKFEFVGTNNKGYITTYHVESGKSFWKMLNGENTNIINPIN from the coding sequence ATGAAGAGTTCTTTTGGCAAATTAGTATTTTTGACTTTATTATTCACCATATTATCCTATGTACCCATACACGCTACTGGAACAGTAGATAATTATAATAAAGAAGTATATCCAAAAGCTGTGTATGAGAAGGGAGTAGAGACCCCTTTTTCAATAAGTAACTCTCAAAACGAGTCTATTAATCCAGCAACAGGCTCATTAAGTTTAAGATATACAGATATTTATCTTAAAGGTAAAAATGGGATGGATCTTGAATTAACAAGAACCTATAATCATTCACAAGCGTTTATATGGGATATAAGAACTTATCTAAGAAGTGATGGGAGCATAGGAAGTACTACTAATATCCATACATTTCGTGATAAATACTTTGATATAGGAGCTGGATGGGCATTTGAAATTCCAATTATTGAAGTGGATTATGCATGGCCGGTATTACATTATGGTTCACAAGGAACATTTTTTGTGAAAGAGTATGATTCAGATAATAATAAATTTATTTTTGAAACAAAAAAAGATAACATTAATTTATCAGTTGATTATGACCTTGATGAATTTGTAAATGGTGACTATAGATCTTTTTATATTCTGACAGAAAAAAATGGAACTAAATTATATTTTGATCATGAGGGTAGGTTAATAGGGAAGGTTGATAGATATGGAAATACAATCAAATATAACTATACTATACGATATGATCAATACAATGCAGAGCATATAGTTGTTAGTTCAATAATTGATACTTGTGGAAGGGTCCTTAATTTTCAATATGATGATAACAATAATCGAGTTATAGTATCATTAACTGATGGAACTGTAACTAAAAGTCTTTACTATAATTTTGCTAAAATTATTGATGAAACAGATCAAAAAGTTGATGGATTTATGGAAGAAACAGAAAAAGTTCTTGATAATGTCACAGATTTTGAAGGAAGAACCACTTCATATGAGTATATCTATAAGACTGTAAAATCAGATTTATTAGATAAAGACATTAGTAATAAGGACGATAGTAATATGTATACCCTTTTACAACGGATTAATTATCCAACAGGTGCAAATACTTTATATTTATATACAAATCCTATTACTCGTAATATGGGTGAAGATGGTTGTATGGAATTCTTCAAATTATCTAGTAGACAAGATTATAATGCCACCAATATGGGTATGGATACAGATAAATTTAATACGAGGCTATTTATCTATAACGTAGACTCCACTCATGAATTGGATGGATATCCCATGTATTATCGAGATGAAGATATTCCGGAGACTTATCAAGTAAAAAGTCAAGAAATTTTTACAGTAAATACTACTTCAAATGTTAATAAATATACTTATGATAAACATGCATTACTAACAGAGCAGGAGTCATCAGGTAATCATCATAAAGTTGAAAAAATACATACTTATGATGATAATCATCTCCCACTCAAAACGGTCACTAAAAATTATAATAAAAGTACAGATCAGTTTATGAAAACAGTAGAGGATTTTGAATATGATATAAAAGGAAATCTTCTAAATTACTGGGGATCACAAAGTCCACGTGATGCTAACGATCAATTACTATTTAGAGATAGTGATGAGTATAAAATGACCTATATTTATGATGATAGATACAATCTCGTGACTGAGAAGAATTATAAACGTGATGCATCAAATACTATTAAAGAACAGTATGTACTATCATCTAATGGTAAATCAGTTGAATGGAAAAAAGTTATGGAAAATACCATTCTTAAGGAGCAAACTCGATATATTAAAGATAGCTATGGAAATGTATCTCAGAAACGTGAGTATATTGGAAACGGTAATTGGAATTCATATATAACCACCAATTATAGTTATAATGATAATGCGGTATCAAGATATGGTAATGCCAACTTAAGTGGGGCATACTTGACTAAGAAATGGGTAACAGGAATTGTAGATGCAGATAATATGCTTGTTGTACCTAAAACAGGGCAATCAGCAGGTACAATTGAAGAAATATTTACATATGATTATTATGGAAACGTATTAACTATGCAAGATGGTGAAGGTCATACAACAGAGTTTCAATATGATAAACTCAATAGATTAACACGTATGAATAATCCAGATGGAACTTATAAGACCAAGATATATATAAGTAATCTCTCTGAGAATAGTGTATCTGAAACTAATGAAAATGGATACACAATAAAAAATATCTATGATCAAATAGGTAAGTTAGTGTATAAAAAAGACATGACAACTAATGATATTCTCCAACAAATAAAGTATGATAATAATAACCGTATTATTGAAGAATATGATGCCAATGGTAATAAGACTAAAAATACATATTTGTCTGATGGACGTATAACATTAAAAAAACGATTTGATGCATCTGGAACACTAATTTACAATGAGCAATATGAATATGATGAAGCATATAATAATGGTGAGTATTATAAGACTAAGAAAAGTGTGTTTGGTGCCCCTTGGATTGTAACAACAAGTTATACTGATAAATCTGGGAATACTGTTAAAACAGAAGGTTTGCATGATTCTATACCATATGTTACTACATTCAAGTACGATTATTTAGGTAATTTGATTGAGGAGAAAAATGCTAGAGCTAATAGTGAGGCGTGGACCAATCCTTATACTTCAAAGATTGAATACGATTATGCTGGAAGAGTAGTTAAAAGTATCAATATCAATGGTGATTATAATACTATTGAGTATGATGCATTAGGTCGTATTATTAAGACAGCAGATATCAAAAGTAATAAAGCAGATATACCATATTATACATCAAATCAGTATGATAATCTTGGGAGATTAATTATAAGTAACACACCTTTTGAAGAAAAAAATGGAACCATTTACTATAATACGTTAAAAAATTATTATGACAGAAATGGGAATGTTGTTCTTGAAAAATCATCCAATAATATATCTGGTGAATCAGAATCATATACAAAAAAAGAATATAGATATAATAGCAAAAACATGCTAACCACAGTAGCATTATATAATGATGGTGAAGCTATTAATTATACGCAATATTATTATGATAATGTTGGAAATATTCTTCGTACGTATACAGGACTAAGCGATCCCTTAACTATTGCTGGCTTAGACAATGTTGTTTCAGGTAGTGATTCAATATATTCAGTTACTAAAAATAGTTTTGATCATCTAGGACGACTTGTATCTAAAACAGACCCATTAGGTCAGAATGAAACCTATGATAGTTATGATAAAAATGGTAATCTCCTTAAAAAGACAGACAGAAATGGTTATATCACTACAATGACTTATGATGGGTTAAACAGAGTATTGACATGTAATATAAATAATCCATCAGATGGCAATAATCAGGAGTTTACATATACATATAATTATAATGGTAATATTGCAACAGAGAGTGATGGCGATATAACAACTAGTTACACCTACGATGATCTTGGAAGAAAGATTCAAGAAGAAGATGGTTCAGTTGTAAAAAAATATACTTATGATGCTAATAATAATTGCTTATCCTTACAAGTGTTAAATGAAGACAATAGTATTATTAATACTTCATATACCTATGATCATATGGATAGATTACAAACAGTTACCGAAAATGGAGAGTTAAAGGCAACTTATACATATGATGAAAATAGTAACAGAAAATCTCTTGTATATACCAATGGAAATAGTGTAATATATAATTATAATCTTGCAAATGTTGTTACAGAATTAATTAACAAACAATATGATACCGAACTATCTCATTATATAAATGATTATTCTTTAGATGGTAATAAGATAGTTGAAACAGAATCAATTAATGGTAAAGATACAAGTTATGTATATGATGATTTAGGTCGTCTCATTACTGAAACCAATAGTACAAACGATATCTTACAACAACAATTAACTTATACATATGATGATGCTGGAAACAGAGCAACATTAGTCGTATCAGGTAATAATAACTATAATATTGATTACAATTATGATTTAAACAATAGGTTGAGCTATGAGACGAAAACAATCGGTGACAAGGTAGAAATGACTCAATACTCATATGATCCTAATGGTAATACATTGGTATCAGCAAAAGAGACAGTAAGTCCTAGTACGGGTAGTGAAGAGGAAAAAACATATATCTTACAAGCAGGTAAAAGTGCTAAAGCAGATGTTACGATTAATCACTACAATCTATTGAATCAGCTTACAAAAACAGCTACAAATGGTATCAGTTCAGAGTATACGTATAATACTCTAGGTATACGAACAAGCAAAAAGGTAAATGATCAAGTAACGCAATTTATACTTGATGGCGGAAATGTTATTGCAGAAATCAATGATGATAAGACTACCATTTATTCAAGAGGTATAAACCTTATATCATGTAAAACAGACACTGATGAACAATTCTATTTGTTCAATGATCATGGTGATGTTGTACACCGAACTAATAATACTGGTAGTATTGTAAAAACATATGATTATGATGCTTTTGGTATTGAGGTAAGTATTGATATAAATGATAGTAATCCTTTTAGATATTGTGGTGAGTACTATGATGTAGAAACAGGAACTTATTATTTAAGAGCTAGGTATTATAACCCATATATTGGTAGATTTATAACGGAGGATAGTTATATTGGACAAGCTAGTGACCCGTTGAGCCTAAACCTGTATACATATTGTAGTAATAATCCAGTTATATATATAGATCCAAGTGGACATTTACAGCAATGTATGGATAGTGGTGGTAACTCCTACTGGCAGGACTATGTAAACTTTACGAGTCAGCCTTTCGCAGGTCATATTTACTGGGGTGTAGATGTTTCTAAGGAATATAGAGATTATGTTAGTATGGCAAATATGAATGACGATTTCTATGTTGACCAAGAAACATTTGTCAACACATTTGCACCAGTATGGGCTAGAGCAGAATACGAAAAGACTCTGGGTGATAAAGTAGTAAATATTGGTAAGGCAACTGCATTGAGTGCTGTAGCTATAGGTAGCGTGTTTACGATAGCTGATGAAATTGCTTTACTTTCAGCTGGGGTAAATACTTTTGGGTATTATAATACTTATATGATGCGTCAATATGGTGTACTAAGAGAGCAATTAGCTTATAGTCAAGCACTTACGAAACAAATGAATAATTATACCTTCGCAAGTGATGGATTGTTAAAAGGTCATTTTAATAAGCATAAAAATGAATTCAAAGGTGCTTATGAAACAACCGAGGAATATTTAGATGGAGCAAGAGATGTTATTTTAAACGGTACAAAGGTTTCTTATACATATAATCACGAAATAAGAACAGGTTATCTAAGATATATGGGTAATAGTAGTAAAAAAGGATTATCTAAATTTGAATTTGTTGGAACAAATAATAAAGGATATATAACTACATATCATGTTGAAAGTGGTAAGTCATTTTGGAAAATGTTAAATGGCGAAAACACAAATATTATAAATCCTATTAACTAG
- a CDS encoding fibronectin type III domain-containing protein — protein MKTIYKINVYFSIGVLLFVCLTSFSLAQHTMKNVKAVENEYVVNDDGSISIVNDKKNKRIDDERLKNPKVYDKNIQSNSVELVNKRDFYSKHYMNEDGTITATIGSGPIHYKNGDNYEDIDVSIKSRIVDKKMNMPLNNGNSNLFNKFFNKGDSLLNDINNEFEYSSEKNTFKSYFNSVYDLNNSRLAKFEITNSEGKVRSIIYSLDNAQPKSEVINNNKIKYIDIYENVDLEYIIDSAKLKENIIVKAPVKSFEFSFTLDLQGANAIKTDDGGIDFIDVETGEKLWEIIPPVAFDSSDEEKTSYDLEYTLKSEVKDNIEITKVILTVNDMEFLKNATYPIIIDPSTSVNRSHGRSICSSGFAQDDSVYGYAFPGFPNGVGSDEYIVYLNFNLSSIPMNSIVSDAKLTIVPQAEMGSGSGSFVVSRLTSSFSNATWQNQPSKTSSYQSSLYTSGDGPKIWNLTNMMNDIFNNNYTFYGIEIKASPPHGHSFYYDESNLPTLSVTYSVNHTPTLNITSPTNLSLFSENDTSISPTVSVYDADNNVLTCKVYIDSESTPRSTTNIYNTSSSPSTTLPHINMASLSEGTHQLKITVNDGYSTVEETLTIKVDKSAPIITSHIITPLTNQLNINVIATDLMAGLHAYPYRYTVNGIQGTWTTSNTYSKTGLTPGTAYNVKVEVRDALEHISNYIEDTYTLPEIPSLSISNATDTTLHLTIIDNNPADTLYEITDGVKFVNINGELIDTSVACIPFPDKQVTVIGLTPDTQYTFTIRAYKEEWSETSDGVTGTTSGTVPDTPENISTNEVSNQIEINWDSVENVTGYEVKMIDSELDEVIVETGMNTTYTHKKLEPESTYKYSVRARNTAGYSPWSSEITVTTSITEYILDCEIDETYDILLKAIDNTSLSGKVYTLTYNPDELEVDDLYIMTWEKEKMIGEIPGTISYVIGNPIQAGKRWTGLLNGIRFKSKINGSTTISITIQ, from the coding sequence ATGAAAACTATATATAAAATAAATGTGTATTTTTCCATAGGAGTACTCTTGTTTGTATGTTTAACATCTTTTTCATTAGCTCAACATACAATGAAAAATGTGAAAGCAGTAGAAAACGAGTATGTTGTTAATGATGATGGATCAATATCTATTGTCAATGATAAAAAGAACAAAAGAATAGATGACGAAAGATTGAAGAACCCAAAAGTGTATGACAAAAACATTCAGTCAAATAGTGTAGAATTAGTTAACAAAAGAGATTTCTATTCAAAACACTATATGAACGAGGATGGTACTATAACTGCAACTATTGGAAGTGGTCCAATACATTATAAAAATGGTGATAATTATGAGGATATCGATGTAAGCATAAAAAGTAGGATAGTAGACAAAAAAATGAATATGCCATTAAATAATGGCAATAGTAATCTTTTTAATAAGTTTTTTAATAAAGGGGATAGTTTATTAAATGATATAAATAATGAATTTGAATATTCTTCTGAAAAGAATACTTTTAAGTCATACTTTAATAGTGTTTATGATTTAAATAACTCTCGATTAGCTAAATTTGAGATTACTAATTCTGAAGGAAAGGTAAGGTCAATTATTTATTCTTTAGATAATGCGCAACCAAAGAGTGAAGTGATAAATAACAATAAAATAAAGTATATAGATATATATGAAAATGTTGACCTAGAATACATAATTGATTCTGCTAAGTTAAAAGAAAATATTATTGTGAAAGCACCTGTAAAATCATTTGAATTTTCTTTTACACTAGATCTTCAAGGAGCTAATGCAATTAAAACAGATGATGGGGGTATTGATTTCATTGATGTAGAAACAGGAGAAAAACTATGGGAAATTATCCCACCCGTAGCTTTTGATTCATCTGATGAAGAAAAGACATCATATGATTTAGAATATACTTTAAAAAGTGAAGTAAAAGATAATATTGAAATAACTAAAGTAATATTAACAGTTAACGATATGGAATTCCTGAAAAATGCTACTTATCCAATTATTATTGATCCATCTACATCTGTTAATAGAAGTCACGGACGATCTATTTGTTCTAGTGGATTTGCACAAGATGATTCAGTATATGGTTATGCATTTCCAGGATTCCCTAATGGTGTTGGATCAGATGAATACATTGTATATTTAAACTTTAATTTAAGCAGCATTCCGATGAATAGTATTGTGTCAGATGCAAAACTAACAATTGTGCCCCAAGCTGAAATGGGCTCAGGGTCAGGCTCTTTTGTTGTTAGTAGATTAACTTCTAGTTTTTCCAATGCTACATGGCAAAATCAACCAAGTAAAACATCTAGCTATCAATCTTCATTATATACTAGTGGAGATGGTCCCAAAATATGGAATTTGACAAACATGATGAATGATATATTTAATAATAATTATACTTTTTATGGAATAGAAATTAAGGCATCTCCTCCACATGGGCATTCATTTTATTATGATGAAAGCAATCTACCAACTTTAAGCGTTACATATTCAGTAAACCATACACCAACTTTAAATATAACATCTCCAACTAATCTTTCACTATTTAGTGAAAACGATACATCTATTAGTCCAACAGTTTCTGTATATGATGCAGATAATAATGTGTTAACATGTAAAGTTTATATAGATAGTGAATCTACACCTAGAAGTACAACTAATATTTACAACACAAGTTCAAGTCCTAGTACTACATTACCACATATTAATATGGCTAGCTTATCAGAAGGTACCCATCAATTAAAAATAACAGTTAACGATGGCTATTCTACAGTCGAGGAAACATTAACCATTAAAGTAGATAAATCTGCACCTATAATAACGTCCCATATAATTACACCACTTACTAATCAGTTAAATATTAATGTTATAGCAACTGATTTAATGGCAGGATTACATGCTTATCCCTATAGATATACAGTTAATGGCATACAAGGAACATGGACTACAAGTAATACGTATAGTAAAACGGGTCTAACACCAGGAACAGCATATAATGTTAAAGTTGAAGTTAGAGATGCATTAGAACATATATCAAATTATATTGAAGATACATATACATTACCTGAAATACCATCTTTATCAATTTCAAATGCTACTGATACAACTTTACATTTAACAATAATTGATAACAATCCTGCAGATACATTATATGAGATAACAGATGGTGTTAAGTTTGTTAATATAAATGGGGAATTAATTGATACATCAGTAGCCTGCATACCATTTCCTGATAAACAAGTTACAGTCATCGGTTTGACACCAGATACGCAATATACATTTACTATTAGAGCATATAAAGAAGAATGGTCTGAGACAAGTGATGGAGTAACTGGAACAACATCCGGTACTGTGCCTGATACTCCAGAAAATATCTCAACAAATGAAGTTAGTAATCAAATTGAAATAAATTGGGACAGTGTTGAGAATGTTACGGGCTATGAAGTTAAAATGATTGATTCGGAGTTAGATGAAGTCATTGTTGAAACTGGTATGAATACAACTTATACACATAAAAAGTTGGAACCAGAATCTACTTATAAGTATAGTGTAAGAGCAAGGAATACAGCTGGTTATAGTCCTTGGAGTTCAGAAATAACAGTTACTACATCTATTACAGAGTATATTTTAGATTGTGAAATAGATGAAACCTATGATATTTTACTTAAGGCAATTGATAATACTAGTCTTAGTGGAAAAGTGTATACCCTCACCTACAATCCTGATGAATTAGAAGTAGATGACCTCTATATTATGACTTGGGAAAAAGAAAAGATGATAGGTGAAATACCAGGTACGATAAGTTATGTTATAGGGAATCCTATTCAGGCAGGAAAACGTTGGACAGGGCTTCTAAATGGCATACGTTTTAAAAGTAAAATAAATGGTTCAACGACTATATCGATAACAATACAATAG